The genomic interval atataataatatattttctgaaaaaaaaaaaatatattagcaGACACAAGTGCTCTGTTCTTTGCGGTTGGGTCTTGCTCCGCTGGATGATTTACTGCTCAGATCTCATGGGGAAGAATATCTCAGCTCTTTCATAATTTGCTGATCCTGGTAAACCGTAAAGCTTAGCTTTCTCACTGTGAGTAGCCTGCAATGTTTGCTTTTTCCAGTTCAAGACTATCTTTAAATAAGATTGTTTCTCTGTTTGTCTCAAATGCCCAACTGGATATTCTTCCCTTTCACTCATTATTTGTAATCAAATCCTTTTCATCTAGGGTATCTTCTAATTTGAATGACCACTCATTTACAGTTTCCTTTCTCATAAATTCATGTGGATTAACCCTAAAATCTGCTCAATCTGTCTCTAAGAAAATATGTTTTAATACCCTAGAAAGACCAGAGTCAGTACTTAGGCTTCTCAGGGAACATGGATTCACCAATTTCCACATCTCCAAAATTGTTAAGATCAGGCCCAATGTGCTTTTACTACATCCTGAAAGGACAATTTTACCCAAACTTGAGTTTCTATGTTCTATAGGGGTTTCAAGATCAGACCTTTCCGTAATTGTTTCTCAGAACCCAGATTTGTTGAATCGAAGTATAAAGCAAAATCTGATCCCACATTATCATATCCTCAAAAGTATACTCGTTTCTGATGAGAAAGTTATTAAATGTTTGAAACGCTTGTTAAAATCTTCTGTAGTGCTTTCGCAGAACGACTTCTATGCCAATTTATCACTTTTAAGAGGGCTTGGAATGCCTCAATCTTCCATCTCTTTCTTGGTCACCTATCATCCCCTTATTGTGTGCCTAAAAGCTTTCAATTTTGCTGAAGGGGTTAAGAAAGTTGTTCAAACAGGATTTGATCCTTCCAAACCGACGTTTGTCAGGGCACTCCAAATTTTGCTTGGGTCGTCGCAGAAAACATGGGAACACAAAATTGAGGCTTATAGGAGGTGGGGTTTATCTGAAGAAGAGATTTCGTCAATTTTCAGAAAGAGTCCCTTAAGTATTGGTCTGTCTGAAAAGAAAATTATGTGCAACATGAATTTTCTTGTGTGCAAGATGGGTTGGCAGCCTGCTGCCGTTGCTAGAGTTCCAGTTGTTCTGTGCTATGGTTTGCAGACAAGGATTATGCCTAGATGTTCAGTCATAAGAGTTTTGCTTTTGAAGGGTTCGATCAAGGCAGATATCCCTATATCCTCGGTCTTGACTAGTTGTGAAAAGTACTTCTTGGAAAGGTTTGTGATCAAGTATCTGGATCAGGTGCCTCAATTATTGGATATCTTTCAAGGAAAAATGAGGCTTACAGAACTCGGTTTTGTTTTGATGATAAATCTGTGATTCTGGATTAGAAAAAATATAGCAAGCAATTTTCTGATGACTCTGATAATATTATGAATAGTTTTGATAACTGAATTTCACTTTTCATTATTGTCTTGGAtggctactttttttttttttagcttaacTAAGCTTTGATATCTTGGTCGTTTACTTCAACTATTAAGCATTGAAGTTCTTATATTTTGCGTTTGGTAAGACAGATGATGGCTTCCCTTTCCTCAGGCTAAATATGACTCGGGGTGCATAGTGGTACATTTTATTGTTAGTTGCTAGTAGTCCAAAATTGTGTAGCTTGTTGAAGTTTGCTAAACGTATTATGCCTTGAGAGGCTGCCAAATTATTTATTGAGTTTCCTAGCAGTAGACTCTGAAGAAAAGAATATTGGGTTATTCCTATTTGAAGGGATATAAACAGTGGCAAATGTGTTAAGCAGGAACCAAAGTGGGATCCTCTAATCAGTTATGTCTTTAGATAATATATACAGTGTCATATGTGCTATGCAGGAATTGAAAACTGGAATCTGATCCTCTTAACCATGAAATTTGTCTCGCACTTTTGGCACTTCTGTTGGCTAGCTAATACAAGCCTTTCTTGTTGAATGGAATCATCCCCAGGTGCTCAATCACCGGTTTTCTGCTGAAATATTAATCGAGAAGAACATTTTGTTTCAAGTACTAACTGGATCCATCCATGACTCTGTCTGTAGTGTAAGCAGCAGGTTCTTCAGTGGCTAAGTATTTTTGGATATTGCAGAATCTAGACCTAGGACTTGGATTTGAGTAGAAGAAGAATCATTGCAGATCCAGTGggaattcttcttctctttttctttgaatttaatttcttttttaattttttaattgcaGATCCATGGGAGGTGATGGTTCAATATTTGTTGTAAAATATTTGAGAAAAAGATGTAAAATATGCTATTTCCTCAAACTGTTGTGTGTGTTTTTGGTCCTTTGTCCACTTGAGATGTTTTGTAGAGAATGATAATCTCATTTGGTGGAAGCATTTATTGGTTAAGAGTCTATTTAGTATTGATGTTGGAActacaatagagaaaaatattttttttaaatatatcagttaaaaattattaaaaataatttaaaattaaatttgatattttagttataagaatactaaaataataaataatttttttatactttttttaacgatatttaaaataattgtgatttttttttttgaaaagcagttttgcccatcaatattaATACCAAACAGGCACTAATCTGGATAGTCTATGTATTTTAAAAGATGAGTGTGGTTTGATTTTCTGAAATTTACGCGCCTTTGGTGTGGCAAGGCTTGGAAAGCAGGGTTGGATAATTATAACAAATCTAGGTTCTCAATGCTAAATAATTTTTCCAAGAGTAatcatctaattttttttttgccttAACATTCTTCAGTTGCCAGATTCAGAGCCAGTCTCAAAAGCTTGTGCCCCTATTTGGACTTTATGGCATTTCCAGGAACATCTTAATTTGGCAGGAAACTTCATTTTGCTTTGCAAAGTGTTTGGTGATTGGAGGGCTGTGCAAGTGAGGAATCCTATTCAGTCTACTTCCTCGGATCAAAGTCCTACGAATGGAAAATGGTCTAAACCTCCCGCTAGTTATCTCATGTGCAGAGTGCAATGATGATGCTGCTGTGCATGCAAGGGAAGGAATTAGTGGTTTAGGGGCTGTGCTTCGTAATATGATCATGGGATATTCTTGTTTCATTCAAGTTGGCTGGTCACCTCGCGAGGCAAAAGCACTTCGGTTATGCAAAGCTCTTCTATTCTATGGATTAATCAGCTTGGTCGTAGCAGTGTTTGTGTTAGTTGAGATAGTTTCAAAGCAACCTTTCTTTGCAGTTCAGTCCAATCGAAATTTGTGGAAAATATAGACCTAATAGagctatataaatataaaaatgaaaCTAAATTGGTTCGGTTTAATTTTTCAGTTAAAATCATTTAGTGTTCACCCATTATAAATGTTCTCATtgatattttttgaaaaatttttttttctgtgatgttttattatttagaaagAGATagtcgtaaaaaaaaaaaaaagaagaggtaGAGTACAATGTGTATATATTAGAGAACAATGTGCGTATATTCTCTCTAATATGGAACAAAATTTGATGATTATTAAATTAAACTCGTCAAAGGATTTCGAAGTGGTGTAatagtaaaatattattaaacgTAGAATATTTTTCATCAATTGGTCAATTCAACCGCTTCATTAACACAACAAGATTtttcaaatcaaaataattatttttataaaataaataaataatattatttatttttatattttaattaaatatactcTTTAGTATTGATTAGAGAATACATTTCATCCATTGGTCAATTCAATCATGTCGTTAGCACAATTAGActttttaaatcaaaataattactttcataaaaaaaataaaggaaaattattatttattttcgaTTGAAATTAACTATTTGATCtctatattttaagaaatatATTACCTTGTAATTTGCTTCCATTAAACTATTTATTATCTCTGTCAAATTTTATATTAGTCAAATGATTTCAATATTAGTCAAACTATTATCTAGTTCttctattttaatgaaactaattagttagttcCTATATATTAAAAGACACATTAGTTACTTCTTGTAATTTAGTTCTATTAACTCTTTAATCTATCTTTTTTATGGTTAAACTATCTGACCATTTTCCcttacttctctctctctccatatTTCTTTCTCTCCACATTCATGCATTTCTTTCCCTTATTTTCTCTATATTTTTCatcttttaatataaattgatacaAGCTGTATAAGTAAAAGGTCAATTAATTTCTCTAGATCTCTAAGTAATCAAGGCGACAATTTAGGAAAATTCTTTTCCAATAAATAAAACACAAAAATGATAGCTGgggaattaaataaaaatactcgaacaatttaaaatatatataaatttagattTTGTCTACACACAACAAAATTTTCGCTTTCAGctaagaatatattttttaaaatattgtgttttcaaaatacagaaactaactaattaattttactaaaataaatgGACTAAATAATAGTTTTTGTCAAAAAAAATGGACTatctaattagtttcactaaaaatAGAGTGATTAAATAGTAGTTTGATAAGATTGACTAATCAAAAATTTGATGAAGGGACTAAATAGTTTAACAGAagtaaaatatagagactaaatagtatattttttaaaatatacggACCAAAtagttagtttcattaaaatataagGACCAAATAATAACTTTCtccaaaaaaaataattactactatttttaatatatttgatttattttaaatttgtttatacagaaatataataatttgaagttttataatttaaatatacgtTTTGTCTTCCTTTAATGAAaacttaagaaaataataatactaatattGTAATGATAATaccaatattaaaataaaatatcaataaatataagtataattacTTATTTAAGAAAAATACTAAAATCAAACTAACAAttcttatataaaaatataagataATACCGAATATCCATATTAAGTCATAAAATTTCTATCTAAATTATAAAATGATATTTCGATCTAGAACATCTTTGACTATTTTAGATAAAATTGGTACCTTATTGAATTCACCTTTCATCACAATAATTGGTTagaattcataataaatttcttAGAAAATTCTTCTAAATACTTATCCAACTTGGATTGAGAAGCCAACTTTTACTCCTCCATTAGAACAAAATAATCATCAATCTTTTCATCTTCTTCTATCAttgtattattatatttttcaacATTAGCATTCCGACTAGAACCACTAACACCCATAAATGCTTGATTATTATTTCTCATATATTTATTCAACATTTCTTTTAAAGTATTTGCCCACCTATCAACCACCAAGAGTTTGGCCTCATTTTTAGAATGATAAATAATGTATTTGGTTTTAATATAATTCAATTTATATCTTTGGTTTAGCATAATTACTACCAATAGCATCACATTCATCTCATTTAATGAAATTTGCCCTCATTTGCTTGTCCATTTCAACTAttttatttttactatttttaattGTGCAATTCTTTTAAAGTTTTCATGATCTCACACAAGTAAAATACAACACCCaggtaaaaattttattattttaaattttaattcacaataataaacattaaaaaaattcatttttaatataatagatgttacaaaaatttataaattataattaaaatattttaaaattaaaaataagatagctaatataattttaaatttagtgaATTTAATGATTAGCATTCATTCCTAAATATTGGTTGGGCCCATATTTTTTTACTCTTCGTTACCACCATCGACTTTACAAAATATTTTATTCAGATTGCACGATGACATTTTGAGTGAGCCATAATTCAGTTTCATGAAATAACATATCCAAACATATTCATAAATTAACTTTATAACATATATCTTAATAAGAGTATTTACtattttatacatatttttcaattatataatttttaactatgAAGTATACCATAAAACTAAGGGTGatttaatcatataatcaatgactataaagtgatttaatgtatttatgattaaaaataataaaaattaatattaaattatatatatatatatatatatatatatatatattataacttatgtataaaattaattttttaatttggttTCGAATCGATCTGATTTCAATTTGGTCTGATTtgaatttgatttaaattttgaTGAAAAATCAAAATAGAACCAAAACAATGAAATAAGTTTAGTTTGATTCAATTATAGTGATGATTTTTTgggttttaattcagttcaactcCTCAgttgggtttgggtataaaattataatcaaactacaaaagttaaatattttttaaagcgAATTATTTAGTTTTCTCAAAGAAAGcaaattatttaaattcaattaaaataactcggttaatttatattttaaaatttaaggcGCAAGATGTGGGgagtaaatatttaaataatatgattttaaaatataataatatattttctaaaaaaaagtaCAAATATCAGTAAACACAaagattaattattagatatataaaataatttttttttataatatagagAATATCCTACGTAAATAATTGTAACAGCCAATGGATGCGATAATTTCTCGACACAAGGAGTGCTGttctttggaaaaaaaaaaaaaaaaaaacactctgTTCTTTGTGGATGGGTCTTGCTCCGCTTGATGATTTACTGCTCAGATCTCATGAGAAGAATATCTCAGCTCTTTCATAATTTGCTGAACCTGGTAAACCCTAAAGCTCAGCTCTCTCACTGTGAGTAGCCTGCAATGTTTTCTTTTTCCAGTTCAAGACTATCTTTAAATAAGATTGTTTCTCTGTTTGTCTCAAATGCCCAACTGGGTATTCTTCCCTTTCACTCATTATTCATAATCAGATCCTTTTCATCTAGGGTATCTTCTAATTTGAATGACCACTCATTTACTGTTTCCTTTCTCATAAATTCATGTGGATTAA from Hevea brasiliensis isolate MT/VB/25A 57/8 unplaced genomic scaffold, ASM3005281v1 Scaf299, whole genome shotgun sequence carries:
- the LOC110639207 gene encoding transcription termination factor MTEF18, mitochondrial-like isoform X2, producing the protein MFAFSSSRLSLNKIVSLFVSNAQLDILPFHSLFVIKSFSSRVSSNLNDHSFTVSFLINSCGLTLKSAQSVSKKICFNTLERPESVLRLLREHGFTNFHISKIVKIRPNVLLLHPERTILPKLEFLCSIGVSRSDLSVIVSQNPDLLNRSIKQNLIPHYHILKSILVSDEKVIKCLKRLLKSSVVLSQNDFYANLSLLRGLGMPQSSISFLVTYHPLIVCLKAFNFAEGVKKVVQTGFDPSKPTFVRALQILLGSSQKTWEHKIEAYRRWGLSEEEISSIFRKSPLSIGLSEKKIMCNMNFLVCKMGWQPAAVARVPVVLCYGLQTRIMPRCSVIRVLLLKGSIKADIPISSVLTSCEKYFLERCSITGFLLKY
- the LOC110639207 gene encoding transcription termination factor MTEF18, mitochondrial-like isoform X1, translated to MFAFSSSRLSLNKIVSLFVSNAQLDILPFHSLFVIKSFSSRVSSNLNDHSFTVSFLINSCGLTLKSAQSVSKKICFNTLERPESVLRLLREHGFTNFHISKIVKIRPNVLLLHPERTILPKLEFLCSIGVSRSDLSVIVSQNPDLLNRSIKQNLIPHYHILKSILVSDEKVIKCLKRLLKSSVVLSQNDFYANLSLLRGLGMPQSSISFLVTYHPLIVCLKAFNFAEGVKKVVQTGFDPSKPTFVRALQILLGSSQKTWEHKIEAYRRWGLSEEEISSIFRKSPLSIGLSEKKIMCNMNFLVCKMGWQPAAVARVPVVLCYGLQTRIMPRCSVIRVLLLKGSIKADIPISSVLTSCEKYFLERFVIKYLDQVPQLLDIFQGKMRLTELGFVLMINL